In Zunongwangia profunda SM-A87, the following proteins share a genomic window:
- a CDS encoding proline dehydrogenase family protein, which yields MIRKKIFNDTKTAFKLKSDTELDRAIFLFSMMGRPTLVKSGIALTKMSLKLKLPVEGLIKKTIFEQFAGGETMEDCKPTIKTMYQAKLHSILDYSVEGKETEEEFDAAVAKKIELIKFANEEKEVPFAVFKPTGVGRFEIWEKMTAKVSLSDEEKKEWENIKERVEKLCKTAYDLKVRLYADGEETWMQTAADDLMEEMMRKYNKEEALIFNTLQCYRWDRIEYLKDLHEKGKAEGFKIGAKIVRGAYMEKENERAKRLGYPSPICESKEATDVNFNSVMSYCLANLEDISVYIGTHNEVSNYLALQIIEDKGYDINHPHIWFSQLFGMSDHLSYNLAKKGYNSAKLVPFGPVRDVVPYLMRRAQENSSVKGQTGRELSLLLEERKRRKGHETRHDRQEKESF from the coding sequence GGCCAACTTTAGTTAAATCTGGTATTGCGCTTACCAAAATGTCTTTAAAATTGAAATTGCCTGTAGAAGGCCTGATTAAAAAAACCATATTTGAGCAATTTGCCGGAGGGGAGACCATGGAAGACTGTAAACCTACCATTAAAACCATGTACCAGGCCAAATTGCACAGTATTCTAGACTATTCGGTAGAAGGGAAAGAAACCGAAGAGGAATTTGATGCCGCAGTAGCTAAAAAAATAGAACTTATCAAGTTCGCAAATGAAGAAAAAGAAGTCCCTTTTGCTGTTTTTAAACCCACCGGAGTGGGTAGATTTGAAATTTGGGAAAAAATGACCGCTAAAGTCAGTTTATCTGATGAAGAAAAAAAAGAGTGGGAAAACATCAAAGAACGGGTAGAAAAACTGTGTAAGACGGCTTATGATTTAAAAGTAAGGTTATATGCCGATGGAGAAGAAACCTGGATGCAAACAGCTGCAGATGATCTAATGGAAGAAATGATGCGTAAATATAACAAAGAGGAAGCGCTCATTTTTAATACGTTACAATGTTATCGTTGGGATAGAATAGAGTACCTTAAAGATCTGCATGAAAAAGGAAAAGCTGAAGGTTTTAAAATCGGTGCTAAAATTGTTCGTGGCGCCTATATGGAAAAAGAAAATGAACGCGCCAAACGTTTAGGTTATCCTTCTCCTATTTGTGAAAGCAAAGAAGCTACAGATGTGAACTTTAATAGTGTAATGTCTTATTGTTTAGCTAATCTGGAGGATATTTCAGTGTATATAGGTACACACAACGAGGTAAGCAATTATCTGGCGCTACAGATCATCGAGGATAAGGGATATGATATAAATCATCCACATATCTGGTTTAGTCAGTTATTTGGGATGAGTGACCATTTAAGTTATAATTTAGCAAAAAAGGGCTATAATTCGGCCAAATTGGTTCCTTTTGGCCCAGTTAGAGATGTAGTCCCTTATTTAATGCGTAGGGCACAGGAGAACTCATCAGTGAAAGGGCAAACCGGTAGGGAGCTTTCCTTATTGCTTGAAGAACGTAAGCGCAGAAAAGGTCACGAAACAAGACACGATCGCCAGGAAAAAGAAAGTTTTTAA